GAATATATACAGCTGCAATTTGATCCACCAGCTTTTTTTTATTATTTTTTTTAACTCCTATCTCCCGCATAGCTCTATTAGCAGCTACAGTTGTTAGCCTTTCATCCCACAGAATAACTTCTATTCCTTCAATGCTTTCCTCCAGAAGCCGGGCAAATTCTATAGTTTTTTCACCTCTAGGTCCTACCGTACCATTCATGTTTTTAGGAAACCCAAGGACAATCTTATTTACTTTATATTCTTCAACCAGCTCAGAAATCCTTTTTAAAGGTTCCTCAATTCCACGGCTCCATTTAATGGTTTCAATGCCCTGGGCTGTATACATAAGGGCATCGCTAATTGCAATTCCTATCCTGCTGTCACCATAGTCAATTCCCATTATTCTCATGTTTTATTCCTCCACATTGCCCTTTTTAACACACTTTAATAGCAAACTCAGGACAAACACTTGCACAATAACTGCACAGTACACATTTTTCCTCACATACTTTAGCTTTCCCGTCATCTATATAAAGTGCTCCTTGCTTGCACCTTCTGACACATTTACCACAACCGGTACACCACCAGTCAATGTGAAGATGTCTTTGTTTTTTTTGAAGAGATTCTTTTATATGTCCCGGTACCTTTTCATTTTTAAACATGCATATATTCATAATAACTTCATCAACAGACTGCATGCCTAGTGCTATAGAATGTATATAGGGAAGGTCCAGCACAAATTTTAAAGCTTCCTCATAAGAGCCTATTAAATTCCCCCCACCTAAAGGCTTCATGCTGTAAATCCCCTTGCCCATGTTAAATGCCTTTTCTACAGCCTTAAGCATTTCATCAATGGTGCCATCCCCTATTCCTATGCCGGTTTTGTTTACAATAGGATGAATCACCTCTATTTCAGGCATATCACAGCACGCCTCCACCACTTCCACATTATGCGTGGACACTCCTACAGCCTTTATTATTCCCTTTTCTTTCATGGAAAGATAGTACTCCAATGCGTCCCTGTGCCCTTTTAAAGTTAACCTGCTTTCCTGTTCATGAAGTAAAAATATATCTATAACATCAATGTCCATTTCCCTGCGGGCTTTTTCCACACTTTCCATTGCTCCCTCTTTTGAGTATGCATAGGACTTAGTTGCAATAACAATATCTTTGTTTGTTTTTTTAAGGGCTTCTCTTATATGGGGATATGTACCGTAAAGTTCAGCAGTATCTATAAAATTTACACCAAGCTCAATTGCTTTTAATATAATTTGGGCACCTTGACAAGGGGAAAGGTCAGCCTGCAGGGGTCCTATAATTAACCCTCCAAAGCAAAGCCTTGAAACATTTATTCCTGTATTACCAAGATTAACATATTGCAAGAAACCACACCAGCCTGATAAAAATTTTTCACATAAAAAGCACAAAAAAAAATAAGAAACTGACAAAAACCCCTTTTAATCTTTGGAGTCTTTGTCAACAGAACCTTCTAAGTAAAACCTTAAAATTTCTTCTAATATTTCATCCCTTTCAAGTCTCCGGATAATGCTTCTGGCATCCATATGGTTAGTTATGTAGGTTGGATCCCCTGATAGAATATAACCTACAATTTGATTAATAGGATTATAGCCCTTCTCTTTTAATGCCTTATACACAGTAAAAAGAAGTTCCCTTGCCTCATTGATTTTTTCTTTGTCCACATTAAACATCATGGTTTCGCTATTTTGCACAATAATCACTCTCCTGTCCCGCTCTAAGGGACCTTAACGACAAAGCGTCTAAAGTAATAACCCCTCATATATATAGTAATACAACAGGATAAATTATGCAATACATAATATTTTTAATTAAGTGGTTTTAGCTTTGCTATATTCCCTCTGCCTTAATTAATCCCTGTCTAATACTCTTCCTATAATGAAATCATCCACTGCCTCTTTAAGGGAAACATTTACAATCTCACCCTTTAGATTTTTGTCCCCTTCACATATTACTTTGATATAATTTGGCGTAAAACCTTCAACATAGCCTTTTCTGCCATTTACCTCCTGCTCAATTAATACAGGCATAGCCCTTCCTATAAACTTTTTATTAAACTCTAATGTCTTTCTCTTTGAAAGTTCTATTAATATATTGCTTCTTTTCTCTTTTTCAGATGCAGGTATTTGTCCCTCAAAGGACGCTGCAGGAGTTCCCTTCCTTGGCGAATATTTAAATACATGCATGCCCGAAAAGGAGATTTCATCGATAAAATTATATGTCTTTTGAAATTCTTCTTCAGTCTCCCCCGGAAAACCAACCATAACATCTGTAGATATTGCTACATCTTCAATTTCTTTTCTTAAATTGTAAACAGAATTCTTATATTCTAAAGTGGTGTATTTTCTGTTCATTCTCTTTAATGTTTCATCACAACCGCTTTGCAGGGAAATATGGTAGTGAGGACACATTTTTTTAAGGTGCTTTATAGTTTTTACAAATTCATTAGATATATAATTAGGTTCTATGGAACCAAGTCTTATTCTCTCTATACCATCTATCTCATGCACTTTTTTTATTAGCTCAATTAATGATGTGGTATTTGTGTCCTTCCCATAGGATCCAATATGTATTCCCGTCAGCACTATTTCCTTGTAGCCGGAGTCTACAAGTTTTTTTACCTCTTTTATAACATTTTCCTCGCTTCTGCTTCTTATGGGACCTCTGGCATATGGAATGATACAGTAGGAACAAAACTGATTGCAGCCTTCCTGCACTTTAATAAAAGCTCTGGCCCGTTCTTTATATATACCGAATCCCAATTCCTCAAAGGTTTTCTGTTTCATTATGTCTCCCACTGCATTTATTTTTTTCTTCTTGTCCTCAATTTCATTTATATATTGTATTATTTTAGATCTATCCTTTGTGCCCACAACTAAATTTACACCTTCTATCTGACTTACTTCCTCTGAAGCAGTCTGGGCATAGCATCCTGTCACCACCACAATTGAATCACTGTTTAACTTCTTTGCTCGCCTAATCATCTGTCTTGATTTTCTGTCACTAAGGCTGGTAACAGTACAGGTATTTATCAAATATATATCTGCTGTTTCACTAAAATCTACTATTTCATACCCTGCATCTTTAAAAATATTTATAAGAGCCTGGGTCTCATATTGGTTTACCTTGCATCCAAGAGTGTAAAAGGCAACTTTCTTCATCATTCTTCCTCTCTTTTTTTAAAACTTAGAATTAATATTTTCTCATATTTTTATTATAACTTTTATTTATAACACTGTTTCTTGCAAATCATATAAAAAACTTAAGAAAATTTTAGCAACTTCCTGATTGACTTGCAACACTAAACAGGATAAAATATATAAAATAGAACACATAAAGGAGGAGTTTTTTATGAAATCATTTAATATCAATCTAAAATCCATTACAGACGTTAAGGATTTTGTAAATATAGTTAATAAATATGATTTCGATATCGATCTAACTTCAGGAAGATACGTTGTAGATGCAAAGTCAATTATGGGTATTTTCAGCCTAGACCTAAGCAAACCAATCAGGGTGGATGTTCATACCGATTCATGCGAAGAATTTGAAAACGACATCAAAGATTTTTTAGCATAACATTAATTGGTATAGCATTATTATTTTGCATAACGTTTATGAACGAAGCTAATACAAGGAGAGGTGAATTGGCCTCTCCTTTTACCATTTCTTCAGCACTTCAATCTAAAATTTTCGTTCTAAAGAAATTTTTCCAAAGCATATTCATTAAAAACTTCTATTCCATTTTCTTTTAAAAGTTTGGTTGTCACGCCGCTTCCATCTATGAGTTTTCCCGAGAAAGACCCGTCATATATTTTATAAACACCGCAAGAGGGGCTTTTTTCCTTTAAAACAGCCTTTTTGATATTCATTAAATTTGCAATTTTTAAAACTTCCTCAGCACCATTTTCAAAGTACTTTGTGACATCCTCTCCATTTTCCCTGACTACTTTTAAAACACCTTTAGCCAAATCTTCACAAACTATTTCCGCCTTAGGTCTTGGGGTGGGAAATCCTCCTAACTGCTCAGGACAAACCGGTATAAGCTTATATTTGCCACAAAGCTTTATAATTTTTTCATTTAAATTGTTTTCCCCGTTGTGCTTACAATTTATGCCCATTAAACATGCACTTACCAAAATAGCATCAACGGCCTCTTCTTTTCTTTTTTTTCTTTTTTCCCTGGACATGACGCAGCACCTTCTCGTCTATCTTTTTACGTTTGCGTTTTGGTCTTTTAGTGTCTGCCATCTCTTTTTCAGCTTCTTCTTTGCCATCTTCCACAAGGACAAATTCAATTTGTCTTGCATCTACATCTGACTTAACCAGCTGGACTTTTACGGCATTACCTATTCTGTAAATCTTTCTTGTCCTCTCCCCAATGAGAGAGTATTGTTTTTCATTATACACATAGTAGTCATCTACCATACTGCTCATTCTTACTAGACCTTCTACAGTATTATCCAATTCAACAAACATACCAAAAGAAGCAACTCCGGAAATTACCCCTTCAAAAACATCCCCTTCATGTTTTTTCATATATTCCACTTTTTTAAGCACTTCTGTTTCTCTTTCCGCTTCCTCTGCTACCCTTTCTCTTTCGGAGCAAATTCTTGCAACATCAGGAAGTTTTTCTCTTAATACATCTTCTCTTTTGGCATTTATTTTACCTTTTAAAAACTCTTTTATAATCCTGTGAATAACCAAGTCAGAATACCTTCTGATGGGTGCAGTAAAGTGAGAATAATACTTTGCAGCCAGCCCGAAATGCCCAAAATTCACATGGCTGTACTTAGCTTTTTGCATTGACCTTAGCATTACAGTACTTATTATGGTTTCTTCTTTAGTGTCCTTTACCTTCTCCAAAAGCTCCTGAAAAGCCTTTGGATGGGCTTTGCTAAGTCCCTTTACTGTATAGCCTAAATTGTATACAAACTCTGCAAAAGATTCTATTTTTTCCTGGTCAGGTTCTTCATGAATCCTGTAAAGAAAGGGGGTATTTGTCCAGAAAAAATGCTCCGAAACAGTTTCATTGCACAGAATCATAAATTCTTCAATAATACTGTTTGCAATGGTTCTTTCCGCCTTTTTAACCTCTATGGGCACTCCTTTTTCATCAAGAACAATCTTAGCTTCATCTAAATTAAAATCTATAGCACCCCTCTTAATTCTTTTTTCCTTAAGCACCTGTGCCAGCTCTTCCATTGCATAAAGGTCTTCTAAAAGGTAGCTGTATTTTTCTTTTAAATTTTTATCATCTTCAACAAGAATTTTATACACTTCAGTATATGTCATTCTCTCATTTGAATTTATCACACTTTCAAAAATATCGTGTTCAACCACTGTCCCTTCATGGTTAACCTTCATCATCACTGACAAGGCAAGCCTGTCTTCCTTGGGATTTAAGCTACATATACCATTTGATAAAGCAGGAGGCAGCATGGGCAGCACCCTGTCAACTAAATAAACACTGTTTCCCCTTTTTAAAGCTTCCCTGTCAAGGTGTGAGTTCTCTTTTACATAGTGACTTACATCTGCAATGTGAACCCCCAGCATAAAATCCCCGTCAGGAAGCCTCTCTATGGAAACAGCATCATCAAAGTCTTTGGCGTCTTCCCCATCTATGGTAATCATTCTCAAATCCCTTATATCACGCCTTCCCTCTCTCATTTCATCTGTAACAGTCTGACCAAAAGACTCTGCCTCTTTAATAACTTCACCTGGAAATTCTTCTTTTAAATTAAATGATCTAATAATTGATAAAATATCAGTGCCTGGCTCATTTTTATCGCCAATTATTTCAATTATAGTCCCTTCTGCATTTCTTCTCTTTTCAGGCCACACAAGTATTTTAGCTTCTACCTTTTGCCCCGACACTGCACCGTTTATCTCGCTTTTGGGTATATATATATCCCCGAAAATCCTTTTGTCATCAGGAATTACAAAACCAAAATTCCTGCTGCTTTCAAATGTACCCACAACAGTTTTATTTGCCCTTTTTACAATCCTGATTATTTCCCCTTCTGACCTTCTGCCTCCTACAGCCTTTTTATTAATTCTCGCTATAACTATGTCATTATGCATTGCACCATTTACACTGTCAGAAGGAATAAATATGTCCTCTTCCCCGTTATTGGTAATTACAAAGCCATAGCCTCTTTCATGGCCTTGAAAGGTACCGGCGCTAAGGTTCATTCTTTCAGGAACCCCGTATCTGTTTTTTTTTGTTTTAAAAATTATACCCTCAGATTCCAATTCTTCTAAAACTTCTGCAAATTTTTCAACATCTTCCTGAGGCACATCAAGAACTGTAACAAGCTCCTCAAATAAAAGGGGCTTATATGCATCTTCCCTCATAAAAGATACTATTTTTCTTTTTCTATCCGCCATTAAAGTGTCTGTCATAAAAAACTTAGCTGTCTAAAAAAACAGCCTTACCCTCCTTTTTTAAGGATTAAAAGAAAAGAGTGCAAAATGCACTTTTTTCTTTTTATTTTTAATTCTATTTTATTATTTACTGAAAACCCGTCCTTCATTCTTTAAAGTCCCAACTCATCTGCAATTTTTTTCATTGCATTTAAAGCTATTTCGACAAACTCCTCCACTGAGAGACCTAATTCTTCACATGATTTAATTTGTTCCCTGTTTGCTCCTTTAGCAAATCCCTTTTCATTCATTCTTTTTAAAACAAATTCTACCGTCACGTCTTCTAACTTCTTAGAAGGAAGTATCAGCGCTGATGCAGTTATCAGTCCTGAAACAGGGTCGGCACAATACAATGCCTTGTCCATTTTTCTCTTTCTTTCCATTCCATGTACTTCATTGTGCGCTTTTACTGCATAAATTATAGAGCTCTCTACATTTAGTGATTCAAGTATTTCTGCCCCGACAACGCTGTGTCTTGAAGGGTCATCAGCTGTCTCATCATAGTCAATATCATGCAAAAGTCCTGCAAGTCCCCATTTATCGATATCTTCTTTAAAATAGAAAGCTAAATCCTTCATTATTGCCTCAACTGCCAATGAGTGTTTTATCAAATTTTCATTTTTTAATCTGCTCTTTAATTCTTTTAGCGCTTGTTCTCTTTCCATTGAAACTTAACCTCCATTATTTTATTCAATTTTTATTGCAGCGTAATTATATTATCTATGTACACTATCTACATATAAGTATTCGGCCGGTTTCACCTGTTTATTGTCCGTAATAATCACTTATTAAAGTTAAAAGACCCTCTTTTCATATTACTAAAATAAAATAGGAAGTACAAGATTATTAAAAAAAAACTGTGGAAAGCCACAGCCTTTTTTTATTTAGAATTCAGTATAAGTTGTAAAGCTACACAAGTAATCAAAAATCCTATGGCTGCAACTGCCGTGTACTTACTGAGCAGTGCGTCAATGGTCCTGCCCTTGTTTTTGCCAAAAAACGTTTCTGCGCCGCCTGCTATAGAACCAGACAGCCCTGCTTGTTTACCTGATTGTAGCAATACAATAACGATAATTGATATCGAAAACAATATGTGTAAGATAGAAACCGCTACTTGCATTGTTGAGGACACCTCCTAAAAAATTAACAATATCTATAATATCATATAACCAGCATAAATACAAGCAGTAAAACGTTTTTTTAATTATTTTTTTAACAAAGCCAGGCACCTCAACGCTAAAGCCATAGATATACAGGACTTTATATTATTTGTTTTTTAAATTAAACCATGCATTGATTCCAGGATACTGGGATATATTTCCAAGTTCCTCTTCTATTCTTAGTAGCTGGTTATATTTTGCAACCCTATCACTTCTTGAAGGTGCTCCTGTTTTAATTTGCCCTGCATTAACTGCAACAGCAATATCAGCTATAGTTGCATCTTCTGTTTCTCCTGACCTGTGTGAAACAACAGCAGTATATCCTGCACGGTTTGCCATTTCTATAGCATCTAATGTTTCTGTCAATGTTCCTATCTGATTTACTTTTATAAGTATGGAGTTTGCAACACCTAAGTCAATTCCCTTTTTAAGTCTTTCAGTGTTGGTTACAAAAAGGTCGTCCCCTACAAGCTGAACTTTATCTCCAATTCTTTCAGTCAGTAATTTCCAACCTTCCCAATCTTCTTCATTTAATCCATCTTCTAAAGATATAATTGGATATTTTTCTACCAGGTCAGCCCAAAAATCCACCATTTCATCTCTGGTTTTTCTTATTCCTGTCTTCCAGAAGAAATAAGTCCCGTCTTCCTGATACATTTCTGTTGCAGCAGCATCTATTGCTATTTTAAAGTCATCCCCTGGCTTGTACCCTGCTTTTTCAACTGCTTCTAATATAACCTGGATAGCTTCTTCGTCTGTCTTAAGATTTGGAGCAAAACCTCCTTCATCACCAACAGCTGTACTGTATCCCTTATCTTTTAATACACTTTTTAAGTTGTGGAATACTTCTGCACACATTTGAAGTGCATTTTTGAAGGATTTTGCACCAACAGGCATTATCATGAATTCCTGGATATTAACACTGTTGTCTGCATGCTGTCCGCCATTTATTATATTCATCATTGGAACAGGAAGAACTTTTGAGTTAACCCCGCCAATGTATTGGTACAGACTTAATCCAAGAGCTTCTGCTGCAGCTTTTGCAGTAGCAAGTGAAACTCCTAATATTGCATTTGCACCTAATTTGGACTTATTGGGTGTACCGTCTAATTCAATCATTAATTTATCAATGGCAACTTGATCAAAAACATTCATTCCTTCAACTTCAGGCGCAATAATGTTGTTAATGTTTTCTACTGCTTTTGATACACCTTTTCCAAGATACCTGTCTTTATCCCCGTCTCTTAATTCCACTGCTTCAAAAGCACCTGTTGAAGCTCCTGATGGAACTGCAGCCCTTCCTACAAAACCACCTTCTGCAATTACCTCTACCTCTACAGTAGGATTTCCTCTGGAGTCAAGTATTTCTCTCCCAAAAACGCTTTCAATTTCTAAATATTGCTTCATTTAATTCTCTCCCTTCATGTAGTAAACTTTTAGATAACAAAAGTAGTTTGTTTTATGGTTTCAAAACATTTATATCTATATTGTACATATTGTTATTGTATAACTCAAGTATTATTTAGCAAAAATTAATTAACGTTACCTCTATACATTGCCTGAAAAAAGGCTTTGTACTGCTTTTAGCACATGGTTTACAAAATAAAATCAACCGCAGTGATGAGGGTTTTTCTTTACCGTTTCAAAAGCTTTTTGTATCATTTCTTTAAGCTTAATCCTTAAATTTGTAAAATATTCATTATTTTCGTCCTTGTCAATGAAGTTTGAACAATAACAGGGTTTTAATTGATTAAGCACAATTGCAGCAACATCAGCTAAACAAATCCAGCATTTACAAAATCCTCTTCTTTCCATATTTTCGGTATCTTGTATATATTCCTCTAATTCTTTTAATACAACATTTTCTGTAAGGTTTTCAAATCCTGCATGTGTGTATAAAATATCCCTGAATTCACTCATTTTAATTATCTCCTATCATAAATTATTTTATATATTTTTTTATCGGTAAAAATAAATTCCGTTTTATAGTTGCACTATTCTTTTTCTGACAAAATTGTTACCACTGCACTAAAGTAATCATCCTCACTTTCAAACTTTCTTCCCCCGCTGTCATTTTCTATATAGTCAAACAGTGCATTAACATCTTTTTCTCCCACAGTCCATGTTGAAGTTACAACACCAACTTCAATTCCGCTTTTTTGATATTTGTTAACGCTTTTGCCAACTCCCTGCCCTACCGTCCTGCTTCCAATTACCTTAACTTTGTCAGAATAATGATTTTTTAGTGAAAGAGCCAGAACTTCTGCACAAGAAGCTGTAGATTTGTCCACAAGAAATAAAATTTTGTCAAAATTATAATGACCGCCTTTTGAAAAATAAGTTGTTTTTTGATGTTTTCCATGAACAGTCATAACCTCTGTGCCTTTCGGCAAAAATAATGAAGCTATATCTATCAATACATCCCTTTTTCCCCCTTTGTTGCCCCTTAAATCAATTATCAATATATCATTCTTTTTCTCTTCTAACCTGTCCTTTAATACTTCTAAATTACATTCTTCAAATTCAGGTAATTTAATATATTCAAACACTTCAGGACCTTGCTTTTCAAAAATAGAGCCTGTGTTTTCTTCACATTCATCCTTTTCTTTTTTTTCATATTGTATCCCGCTGACATAAGAAAAGTACATTTCATTCTGCCTGCTTAGCATTTTTGCTTCATTTAAATAATCTTCCACATCTCTTTTTTTAATTAATATTTTATTTAATAAATTTTCTTTCATATTGATGTATTCGTCCTTTTCTACAAAAGAGTTGTTGAGACTTTCATTTTCAAAAAAATTTATTATATCTTCCACATCGGATTTGTATACATATGAACCATTGGCATAGAGAATATTTCTTGTAAAATCATAAAAACCTAGCAACGCAACCTGGGCAATTATCACAACACATACAATGTATACTGTGTTTTTAATGGAGCTGTTTTTATTTGATATAAGATAATACAGACAATTTACAAAAACACCTGCAAAAAAAACAAGCCCCGCCCACTGTCTGGAAAACACTAGAAGAATCCCTAAAACTACTATTAGAATCGCATTTATGGTATTAAGAGGCTTTTTAAGTTTGTATTTTTTTATTTTCATATTATATTCCCCCATTTGAGAATTATCGACACTTTCTATAAAATTATATCATAATTCCGACATAAATAATAAAATAATCTGATAATTTCATTTAAAAAAACAGGTTATGCAACCTGTTTTTTTAAATGATATAAATATTAAATGATATAAATTTTAATTCAAATCACAGTGTCTGTCTATAGGGGTCAAATTATATAAAGATATATTTACATTTATTTCATTTGTATTTTCATCAAAAAACCTTCCACAGTTAGAACATCTTATACAATTTAAGCTTTCCTCAACCATTTTATACTCTTTGCATTTTGGACACTGCCACCATTTTTTCATGCTATCAACTCCCCTGCTTTATTAAAAAACAATTAAAAACAGATTTTATTTGTCTTATTACTTAACTACCCATATTTACATTCTTTCAAACAAATTATTCATCTTTTAAGAAATTACTCACCTAAAAATCTCCTCAGCATTTCTTTATCTGTGCAATACAAATAAGCATTTTCTTTTGAAATTTTACCCTTTTTGTAAAGATCAGCTATGGATTTATCTAAAAGCTGCATTCCATGACTTACTCCTGTCTGAATTGCGGAATTAATTCCAGCTACCTTCCCCTCCCTAATTAAATTGCTTATAGCAGGTGTTACAATCATAATCTCAATGGCTGCAACCCTTCCGGTATTATCTTTTTTAGGAATAAGCCTTTGGGAGATAACGGCTTTTAGTGCTCCCGCAACCTGGGTTCTTATCTGCTGCTGCTGATCTGATGGAAACACGTCTATGAGCCTGTCAATTGTCTTTGCCCCCCCGAGGGTGTGCAGTGTGGAAAAAACAAGATTGCCTGTTTCCGCCGCAGTTACAGCTATACTAATTGATTCAATATCTCTCATTTCCCCTATGAATATTACATCCGGGTCTTCCCTAAGCGATGCCCTCAGGGCATTTGCATATGATTTGCTGTCCTTTCCTATTTCTCTTTGGTTTACAATACACTTTTTGTGCTCGAAAATAAATTCAATGGGATCTTCTAATGTTAATATATGTCCATCCATTGTGGAGTTTATTTCATCTATTATAGATGCCATAGTTGTAGATTTGCCGCTTCCGGTTGGACCTGTAACAAGTATCATTCCCTCTCTTATTTTGCATATATCTTTTATTACAGGAGGAAATCCCAATTCTTCAAATGATGGTATTCTACATGGAAGTACCCTGAATGCCATTGCTATGCAGCCTTTTTGAAAAAAAGCATTTACACGGAATCTGGAAATACCCGGAATAGATATTGTATAATCAACCTCACCTTCAGACAAAAGCTGTTCGTATTTTTCGTTATTAAGGCATTCCTTGGCATAACGCCGGGTATCCTCTTCTGTCAGTTTATCCGCCGGAATTGTCCTTAACCGTCCGTTAATCCTGAAGGCTGGAGGCCGTCCCACTGTAATATGCATATCTGACGCATTGTACCTTACTGCCAATCTTAAAAGTTGCTCAAGCTCAATCAAATTTTCCACCCCCCAAATTCATACACCCCGGCTGTAAGTATGCATATAATAGCATTTCATAGTTATTTAGTCAATAAAAATTAAATATATAAAACTTATAAATCTACATGGTATTATATATGCTGTCACATATAAGTATAATAAAAAGCTCCACCTTATAGAAGATGGAGCTTTAAAATTTTGTATATTAATTTTTGTGTATTAATAAAATTAATATTATCTACCTAACCTATATATCTTCTCATTGCTTCCTTGTCCACACAAAAAGCATATGCATCGTCTCTTGAAATTCTGCCTTCATTATACAAATCTGCTATATGCTTGTCCATTAACTGCATGCCCTGGTTAAAACCTGTCTGGATACACATATTAATACCTGTGATCTTTCCTTCCCTGATTAAATTGCTTATAGCCGGTGTAACAATCATAATTTCAAAGGCTGCAACCCTTCCTTTACGGTTAATATCAGGAA
The genomic region above belongs to Acetivibrio saccincola and contains:
- a CDS encoding late competence development ComFB family protein is translated as MSEFRDILYTHAGFENLTENVVLKELEEYIQDTENMERRGFCKCWICLADVAAIVLNQLKPCYCSNFIDKDENNEYFTNLRIKLKEMIQKAFETVKKNPHHCG
- a CDS encoding S41 family peptidase, with the protein product MKIKKYKLKKPLNTINAILIVVLGILLVFSRQWAGLVFFAGVFVNCLYYLISNKNSSIKNTVYIVCVVIIAQVALLGFYDFTRNILYANGSYVYKSDVEDIINFFENESLNNSFVEKDEYINMKENLLNKILIKKRDVEDYLNEAKMLSRQNEMYFSYVSGIQYEKKEKDECEENTGSIFEKQGPEVFEYIKLPEFEECNLEVLKDRLEEKKNDILIIDLRGNKGGKRDVLIDIASLFLPKGTEVMTVHGKHQKTTYFSKGGHYNFDKILFLVDKSTASCAEVLALSLKNHYSDKVKVIGSRTVGQGVGKSVNKYQKSGIEVGVVTSTWTVGEKDVNALFDYIENDSGGRKFESEDDYFSAVVTILSEKE
- a CDS encoding type IV pilus twitching motility protein PilT, producing MIELEQLLRLAVRYNASDMHITVGRPPAFRINGRLRTIPADKLTEEDTRRYAKECLNNEKYEQLLSEGEVDYTISIPGISRFRVNAFFQKGCIAMAFRVLPCRIPSFEELGFPPVIKDICKIREGMILVTGPTGSGKSTTMASIIDEINSTMDGHILTLEDPIEFIFEHKKCIVNQREIGKDSKSYANALRASLREDPDVIFIGEMRDIESISIAVTAAETGNLVFSTLHTLGGAKTIDRLIDVFPSDQQQQIRTQVAGALKAVISQRLIPKKDNTGRVAAIEIMIVTPAISNLIREGKVAGINSAIQTGVSHGMQLLDKSIADLYKKGKISKENAYLYCTDKEMLRRFLGE